gacaaattaatttcttacattttttaaatttagtttattgaaattatatctaaattatatataaataattatatataaatattatttagcttttctttgaatacataaattacgtttgttattaattttaaatacgttatgtttatataatttttaaactattttttctttaaagagatttgtgttaaatattttttgtatagttCATAAATTGTATATCTCAATGTTtaagtttttgtaaaaaaagttttataactgTTGAGTTTTATTTGATTACCAAAGACTTGTGTAATTAATTACTCAATATTAATTCCtttgtttttcaatatatattatgcaattaatataatattctttatctGTGTTAAATTAGCGTAGTAGCGTAgaacattttatcatttttcgaATTCTGTACTTTTGATAGCTAGATCCGTATACATATTGTAGACTGATTATTGTATGACATTAGTTGATATTGTTTTCTTTCAATTctttctctaatttaatatttaaatctaaaGTGTCTTTTTTGtgattacatatttaaagtatgCTAAAAAGTTTgtgtagaataaaataaatttatttcaagctgcattaaacaattttctagtcttacctggaattttgataaacatttctagaaaattctggaatttttataaaatagatttacaAATGTTGAGTGGACACCCTGTCTagatataaagaaaacaaaatattaaaataaaatatcaaaattattacttaataattgaataaggTTCGTTAAAATTTGCTACGTGcagaatcttttaaaaattaaaattaaattaaaaattaaattgataagtaAAAAAGCAATATGTAATGAAATAAAGTATTATTCATTGATGAATAAATAACACGAAgaatattatcttatttaatcaaattatatatttttctatttttttattttattctgctatggaaaatctttttatatgtgTTTATTACTACGAGAAGCTACTCTTTTTGCATTAGCTGAAACTACTGTATGGAGTAAATTACTGCCATGAAGGACATTGATGTGCTCGTAATCtagaacaaataattaaaaaataacgtgGATAAGATGTCTTTGCATTCTTCATTGCTGTTATCTTACCGAGTTAAAAGTTTCCATTGTTATAACAAATATACCGCCGACCTTCAACGCTAAGTTTTTAGCGGAGatttgcattataaataataacgatttttgtattgttatagGTGCTTTGTACCATAGCGACATGTATCtagacaaaattttattcggCATGAAATATATGCACatggaatataaatatttattttatatataatttgaaatttttggaaAGAATAAATAACTTCTATAAATACATACACTATTATGtactctttaaataaattaatttgtttttttacgagaaattagacaaaaattgcaatttaattatcacatttgtaaatatgaaacaaaaataatcacAACAACTCTAAACGAATaagtacaaattttatttatttatttatgcataATTTTGTACAAAGGATTATTACTTACAGTGTGTTAAATAATTCGTCAGCATGGTTAATCATTAATTGTCCCACAAAAGATGTGGATGAAAGACAAAACTCATATCCTATAATATAACTTATCGATGTCCCAAGTTCAACGGAATCACGCATGCTTAATGCATTCAGCAACTATTAACACATTAATAAGAGAATGATTTAACtgatttaagtaatttttattatatacggatacttatttatttaaacacttACACATATGCGCATACGCGCATGCACTGTGTGTACGTACGggatatatgtgtatgtatgtatatatatataacgcgaaaaagagagaaagttaCTTACTCTGCATAAACTCATAGCAAAGCCACACGTACCTATCAATACCGTGCTAAGACAAGAAATTGTAAAACttgtcaaaattaatttagaaagccttaaaaacaaagaaatcttttattattaaacaatttaactgTTTCACTTTTAGCTTTAAATACCTACTGCTTTGCTTTTCGGTGGAGCTCTACCGTTCTAATTATTCTTTCGATGATTTCATTTCTCTTGTTGGAGCATGCTATTATCTTATTATCCGCAAACTGTTTTATTCGATAACTGACaacattaagtttttatttagttCCGCCAGAAGTGCGATTATTCATCGCGTAGTTTAAGAAgatattaaaatctttacatTCCTTTTCACAATTCTTACCAGCAAATTTTGAACATTGCGCAGCAGTGTAAACAAATCGATAGTAAAGTCGAAATAATGAATATTACCGCAGAAGTGCCAATAGCAATACTAATAACAGAATAtgagagaaaaaagtaataCTGTATTCCGACATTTATTCGATATTCcttcatgaaaaataaagaatgtgTACGTGATTCGTTCAATGGTCGAAGAAAATCGAAAATATCTGGTAGCAGTCCCATTATTatgaatgtaaataatatgAACATTTGCAGCCctaaattatataagataaacCGTACacatacattataatatttttctatttcatgCAAAGGACAATTAAAACATGCTATGTGTGATCGGAGATaagtattgaaaatattatattatactgtaAATAACTGAATGGTACATGCTTCTActgtaatattatcttttatatgtAAACAAAAAGCTAACATTATTACATAGTATAGcaactataaatttttctccTTGATGAGAGTAATATTCtagtattttaatttctcgTGAGTCTGTCAACTTTTGCCGATTATTAACAATTTCTTCCAGCATTTGTTTGAGctatataaagagaaatttaaattaaacgaagTTTGAAATATGTGTAagaatctaatataaaaattggatttctcaattgtaattataattctaCTTACTTCCTTAGGATTGAAGAAAAACATGTTAAAGATTACAAGATACAAAAAAGCCGAAAGAGAATCCAATAAAATCCCGATAGCGATATTTATACTAATGTCAGCTATAATAAATTGCGCGAACTGTAAAAACACATACCTCTCTATTAAATGCGCTTAATAATATGACTATCGATTGATTATTActtaatattctatttattttatatacagtataaattcttacaaaaatgtatataaacttctccaacaaatatttttattaaataatttttaatcaatctgAAATTGGataatgtcttaaaatataaaaaactattatatagatattaaatgattttacatatttgtagcgttctaaaactgttttatatatttatctttttttttatagtgcagtttaaaacaaaaactcGGGGTATAGagtaagttattaaaaatttttagtatctttattaaacttattacagaaagaaaacagaaaaatataaaaatacctCTGCAATCACGCGAGAAATGAGTAACATGTAAAAGCATATTGCACGAAAACTCTCACACTTGGTTCTTCCAATAGGCCATAAACCAAGAGACCTCAAAAgagtttcattaaatttataatggtGATCGTCAAACATGTATATTCTTTTGTAATGACCGAGACACGAATAAGAAACGGATATGCAAAAGTTAATTTCAAACAGATATTATTTTGTGTGCATTTTCTTTCGTAATAAGTTATTTATCAGCCAATTTTTGCTTAAACTCGTCGTGACGCTTGATAGTCGAGAAATAAATGTCAATTGCAGCAATTCAAGAATTGCAACCGTTTTTACACTATTGttgaatgtttttataaaatattgtaatcgACGTTAATGGTACCGCCAAGCTATATGATTATCGATTGCTCGCGCTTACATTTCGTATCGAAGAGAACGTCAGAAAGCTGAATTATCCAAATTGCACGTTATGTCCGTCCGATGTACTTTTTGCTTAGGAAAGGGTGAAATAGTATCCCCCATTTTTTAGTTACGTTGGCGCACGCGCTATTATGCGCAACACCCTCATTGTTGTTGGAGACGTTGACGACATCACATTACTTTCTCTGTTGCGTGCAGTAATGTGTCAGATAGAAGTTTATATTcagttttatatgtaattataagaatattaatgTGAAGAAAATGTGcagttttattaattgtagAATTACATAAgtgcattgttaaaaatatgcagcaaaatttaatgtaatgtaataaaagcaaattcttagccttttatttttataaactttgttatttaatacataagaatatatgttattacttattgttggtttattaatttattttgtaattgattTCTTTTCTACAAGGTTGTCTGAATTCTGCCTATTTTGGAGTCCAATTTCTCAGatgtttcttttgtattatattatgaaaata
The window above is part of the Solenopsis invicta isolate M01_SB chromosome 8, UNIL_Sinv_3.0, whole genome shotgun sequence genome. Proteins encoded here:
- the LOC120358379 gene encoding odorant receptor 49a-like, yielding MFDDHHYKFNETLLRSLGLWPIGRTKCESFRAICFYMLLISRVIAEFAQFIIADISINIAIGILLDSLSAFLYLVIFNMFFFNPKELKQMLEEIVNNRQKLTDSREIKILEYYSHQGEKFIVAILWLQMFILFTFIIMGLLPDIFDFLRPLNESRTHSLFFMKEYRINVGIQYYFFLSYSVISIAIGTSAVIFIISTLLSICLHCCAMFKICCYRIKQFADNKIIACSNKRNEIIERIIRTVELHRKAKQLSKLILTSFTISCLSTVLIGTCGFAMSLCRLLNALSMRDSVELGTSISYIIGYEFCLSSTSFVGQLMINHADELFNTLYMSLWYKAPITIQKSLLFIMQISAKNLALKVGGIFVITMETFNSITSTSMSFMAVIYSIQ